A window from Bacillota bacterium encodes these proteins:
- the hpt gene encoding hypoxanthine phosphoribosyltransferase encodes MHPDIERVLLTRQEIQERVAVLGKDISKDYQGKELLAIGVLKGSVVFLADLLRVLTVPVELDFIAVSSYGAASSSAGIVRILKDLDRTVKEREVLLVEDIVDTGLTLKFITEHLNSQKPVGVRVCSLLDKPSRRKVDVHIDYLGFSVPDEFMVGYGLDFAGRYRNLPDVCVLRRAVYGGG; translated from the coding sequence GTGCATCCTGATATCGAGAGGGTTCTGCTTACGCGGCAGGAGATTCAGGAACGGGTGGCTGTTCTTGGGAAGGATATCTCGAAGGATTATCAGGGTAAGGAGTTACTTGCTATAGGGGTACTCAAAGGGTCGGTGGTGTTCTTAGCCGACCTTTTACGCGTTTTGACGGTTCCCGTAGAGCTCGATTTTATCGCCGTTTCCAGTTATGGCGCGGCAAGCTCATCGGCCGGCATAGTCCGAATTTTAAAGGATCTGGACCGGACGGTAAAAGAGCGGGAGGTCCTCCTGGTTGAGGACATAGTCGATACCGGCCTGACCTTGAAGTTCATCACCGAACACCTGAATTCGCAAAAACCGGTGGGCGTAAGGGTGTGTTCCCTGCTTGATAAGCCGTCCCGGCGGAAGGTGGATGTTCACATCGATTATCTGGGGTTTTCCGTTCCGGACGAATTCATGGTGGGATACGGCTTGGATTTCGCGGGACGTTACCGGAACCTGCCGGACGTCTGTGTCCTAAGAAGGGCAGTATATGGGGGTGGCTGA
- the guaA gene encoding glutamine-hydrolyzing GMP synthase, protein MDPTSELVIILDFGGQYTQLIARRIRECRVYCEIWPYFTPAEEIAGRRPRGVILSGGPSSVYEQNAPVLPESFFRLGVPVLGICYGMQLMGHLLGGRVVPASYREYGKTVLEILSEKGLFAGIDRLTQCWMSHGDRVEDVPPGFEATARTDAAPAAAMEDRDRNLYAVQFHPEVVHTPQGKRMLENFLYGTCGCGGRWTMGSFLESAVGQVQRTVGGGKAICALSGGVDSSVAAALVHRAIGDALTCVFVNHGLLRKGEPEAVREAFSQLGIPLVYLDAGARFSAKLSGVADPEAKRKIIGEEFIRVFEEEAHKLGEVDFLVQGTLYPDVVESGTATAATIKSHHNVGGLPKDLRLKLVEPLRWLFKDEVRELGQELCLPEEIIWRQPFPGPGLAVRILGPVTEDKLQLLREADAIVTGEIKKAGLDREIWQYFAVLPDIRSVGVMGDARTYAHTIAVRAVDSRDGMTADWVQIPYPVLETIASRIVSEVPGVNRVVYDITSKPPATIEWE, encoded by the coding sequence TTGGACCCGACGTCCGAACTTGTAATAATCCTGGATTTCGGCGGTCAGTATACCCAGCTTATCGCCCGGCGCATTAGGGAGTGCCGGGTTTATTGCGAAATATGGCCGTACTTTACCCCGGCGGAGGAAATCGCCGGACGGCGTCCGCGCGGCGTCATCCTTTCAGGCGGGCCGTCGAGTGTTTACGAACAAAACGCGCCGGTGCTGCCGGAATCGTTCTTCCGGTTGGGAGTGCCTGTTTTGGGGATATGTTACGGGATGCAGTTGATGGGGCACCTTCTCGGCGGTAGGGTTGTTCCCGCTTCGTACCGCGAATACGGGAAGACGGTTCTTGAGATCTTGAGCGAAAAAGGACTTTTCGCGGGAATAGACCGGCTCACCCAGTGCTGGATGAGCCACGGGGACCGGGTCGAGGACGTACCGCCGGGTTTTGAGGCGACCGCGCGGACCGATGCGGCCCCTGCGGCGGCGATGGAAGACCGGGACCGCAATCTGTACGCCGTGCAGTTTCACCCAGAGGTGGTGCATACGCCGCAGGGCAAACGGATGCTGGAAAACTTCCTCTACGGTACTTGCGGGTGTGGCGGAAGATGGACGATGGGCTCCTTCCTGGAATCCGCCGTGGGCCAGGTTCAGCGGACCGTCGGCGGGGGAAAGGCCATCTGCGCTTTGAGCGGCGGGGTGGACTCTTCGGTGGCGGCGGCGCTGGTGCACCGGGCCATCGGGGATGCGCTGACCTGCGTCTTTGTCAATCACGGCCTGCTCCGAAAAGGGGAGCCCGAAGCGGTACGGGAGGCATTTAGTCAACTGGGGATTCCGCTCGTTTACCTCGACGCCGGCGCCCGTTTTTCTGCCAAGCTTTCGGGGGTGGCCGATCCGGAAGCGAAACGAAAGATCATCGGGGAAGAATTCATCCGGGTTTTCGAGGAAGAAGCGCATAAGCTTGGAGAGGTTGATTTTCTGGTGCAGGGGACGCTTTATCCGGATGTGGTGGAAAGCGGTACGGCCACGGCCGCCACGATTAAATCGCACCACAACGTCGGCGGGCTTCCGAAAGACCTCCGGCTCAAGCTTGTGGAGCCGCTCCGGTGGCTTTTTAAGGACGAGGTGCGCGAACTGGGCCAGGAACTCTGTCTTCCCGAAGAGATTATCTGGCGTCAGCCTTTTCCAGGCCCTGGTCTTGCGGTGCGCATTCTCGGACCGGTCACGGAGGACAAGCTTCAGCTCCTGCGCGAAGCGGACGCGATAGTTACCGGCGAGATAAAAAAAGCGGGGCTGGACCGGGAGATCTGGCAGTATTTCGCCGTCCTACCCGACATCCGCAGTGTGGGCGTAATGGGAGACGCACGCACTTACGCGCATACGATCGCCGTCCGCGCGGTGGACAGCCGCGACGGGATGACCGCGGACTGGGTGCAGATTCCCTATCCGGTGCTGGAGACCATCGCTTCCAGGATCGTAAGCGAGGTACCGGGTGTAAACAGGGTGGTGTACGACATCACATCCAAACCCCCGGCGACTATTGAGTGGGAATAG
- a CDS encoding site-specific integrase: protein MKLLKVTATVPATWETALEEFFLQKQAEGKAPRTLKDYQNHVTAFFKAEPEAWKDYHTLKRAVLKHFASLNDKSATTYNLRREYMKAFCNWAVSEGYLTANPLDSIPKKKNEGKQRSIPENVLRKLLSLPDKTTYTGVRDYALLLLQIDCGLRPGEVLLLTHPCFNLRMLEIIVPSDIAKTRESRTVVISPQTAKALTRLISIRPADWTDEVPVLASQDGRRLSVNSWGHRLANYSEKLGVKVTPYDLRHSSAIMSLRNGASAFFVQKQLGHASLVMTKRYVHLVEADLHREHSKASPIGNLFPARSRVKRSPY from the coding sequence ATGAAGCTTCTTAAAGTTACCGCCACGGTTCCCGCAACATGGGAGACAGCTTTAGAAGAGTTCTTTCTTCAGAAGCAGGCTGAAGGCAAGGCACCCCGGACGTTAAAGGACTACCAAAACCACGTGACCGCTTTCTTCAAAGCCGAACCGGAAGCCTGGAAGGACTACCATACCCTAAAGCGGGCGGTTCTCAAGCACTTCGCTTCCCTTAACGACAAGAGTGCAACAACCTACAATCTGCGAAGAGAGTACATGAAAGCCTTCTGCAACTGGGCGGTTAGCGAGGGATATTTGACGGCCAACCCGCTTGATAGTATTCCTAAGAAGAAGAACGAAGGCAAGCAGAGAAGCATTCCAGAAAACGTGTTACGCAAACTATTAAGCCTGCCCGACAAAACCACCTATACCGGTGTTCGTGATTACGCCTTGCTCCTTCTGCAAATTGATTGCGGGCTAAGACCGGGGGAAGTATTACTATTAACGCATCCCTGCTTTAACCTTCGTATGCTGGAGATTATAGTCCCTTCAGATATAGCAAAAACCAGAGAAAGCAGGACGGTTGTTATATCGCCGCAGACCGCTAAAGCTCTTACAAGGCTTATATCCATAAGACCGGCTGATTGGACCGATGAAGTTCCCGTGTTGGCTTCTCAGGATGGAAGGCGGTTATCGGTTAACTCTTGGGGCCACCGGCTTGCAAACTACAGTGAAAAGCTTGGGGTTAAGGTTACACCTTATGATCTAAGACATAGCTCCGCCATAATGTCTCTGCGTAATGGTGCCTCAGCCTTCTTCGTGCAAAAACAGTTGGGACATGCCAGCCTTGTTATGACCAAGCGTTACGTCCACTTAGTAGAGGCTGATTTACACCGCGAACACAGCAAAGCAAGCCCTATAGGAAACCTTTTTCCTGCACGAAGCAGGGTGAAAAGAAGTCCGTATTGA
- a CDS encoding DnaJ domain-containing protein produces the protein MYRIDYYEILQVSPNASREVIEAAYKRLARIYHPDLGGDSEKMKLINEAYDILGDPQNRAAYDLSFTTDNNINENNTEVNTNETDDTETSQPTVFANIILKISLIIILLSIGLIVIVSNQYFDSDRVFYELGKLIGRSIWIVVLSFILWRYLFRKKQGTGILCFSILLLIASIYQSCLIHRDVHIESETIKEVLSVYSKMATGVEVRKTEFDKKEYGNAAPALTLLRNYASDLQTDCTNLFNEINKQNFSEVLAQDTLENPQKITEAQVTLSNVLRILDEYEMLCRQRREQLIDELEKMDVPENFKEEMIKGFNKTKDQGLNKQIEFIDIERSIVLKIRELLNFLSANQDEYFFKDGQIYFNSQEAVDSYNTYIQEISSLAEKESSWKVKFQREVFQKVKENTNFQ, from the coding sequence GTGTACCGAATCGACTATTATGAAATACTTCAAGTTAGCCCCAATGCTAGCCGAGAGGTTATTGAAGCCGCCTATAAAAGATTGGCTAGAATATACCACCCAGATTTGGGTGGCGATTCTGAAAAAATGAAATTGATCAATGAGGCATATGACATATTAGGCGATCCACAGAATAGAGCCGCTTATGATTTATCGTTCACTACAGACAATAACATAAATGAGAATAATACTGAAGTTAACACCAACGAAACTGATGATACTGAGACCAGCCAACCCACGGTTTTCGCCAATATTATTCTTAAAATATCTTTAATAATCATTCTCCTTTCCATCGGATTAATAGTAATCGTAAGCAACCAATATTTCGATTCAGATAGAGTATTTTATGAGTTGGGTAAGTTAATAGGACGTTCAATTTGGATCGTAGTTCTGTCTTTCATTTTGTGGAGGTATTTGTTTAGAAAAAAGCAAGGAACCGGTATCCTATGCTTTTCAATCCTTTTGCTTATAGCTTCAATCTATCAGTCTTGCTTAATACATAGGGATGTGCATATTGAGAGCGAAACAATCAAGGAGGTATTATCTGTATACTCAAAGATGGCTACCGGCGTTGAAGTAAGGAAAACTGAATTCGATAAAAAAGAATATGGCAATGCTGCCCCAGCACTAACATTGCTAAGAAATTATGCCTCTGATTTGCAAACAGACTGTACAAATCTTTTCAATGAAATTAATAAACAGAATTTTAGTGAGGTACTTGCTCAAGATACTTTAGAAAATCCTCAAAAAATTACCGAAGCACAGGTAACATTAAGTAACGTTTTGCGTATACTGGATGAATATGAGATGTTATGTAGACAAAGACGGGAACAATTAATAGATGAATTAGAGAAAATGGATGTACCTGAAAATTTTAAAGAGGAAATGATAAAGGGTTTTAATAAAACAAAAGATCAGGGTCTCAATAAACAAATTGAATTTATTGATATAGAAAGGTCTATAGTATTAAAAATTAGAGAATTACTGAATTTCCTCTCAGCAAACCAGGATGAATACTTTTTTAAAGACGGACAGATTTATTTTAATTCGCAAGAAGCGGTAGACTCGTACAACACATATATTCAGGAAATAAGCAGCTTAGCAGAAAAAGAAAGTTCTTGGAAAGTAAAATTTCAGCGTGAGGTTTTTCAAAAAGTTAAAGAAAATACAAATTTTCAATAA